From the Desulfosarcina sp. BuS5 genome, one window contains:
- a CDS encoding sensor histidine kinase, translating to MEQNIYSTMRRILLARMITVPFIPFILVLIIGYYFLTTSLETSTVSAMKRIAGDHRHMIESFLEERKKNLEFIGNLFTFQELSRPAELHKVFENLFKESNAFVDLGVFNEEGVHVAYHGPYKLTGKIYKNEDWFKAVMERGYYISDIFLGYRQVPHFVIAVAREEKEQKWVIRATIDTFMFSDFVKKVRIGKTGEAYLVNSDGLLQTERRSGGNFMDKLEENIKYPESPGDISISATAYSKGDQYLYMTTWLKDKKWLLIVRQEKSDAFKALRSAAYLTVLIIIIGGGIIIGVAFNLTGRVVSRMERMDVEKNKLSQQLIGASRLAEIGEMSTGFAHEINNPLQIMKSEQAMIEMILSELKESGKLEESDSLKELEDSINQITLQISRCAKITQAILKFGRQSEPVPKDINLQKFIPEVVGMVAKKASVHGISIKQTVSDTISMIHCDPSQLQQVLINLFNNAMDAILERYGTSGGELAVEAGQKESNTVEILVRDNGDGISPENLKKIFSPFFTTKPVGKGTGLGLSVCYGIIDSMGGTMAAVSEKGTGATFIIHLPVAA from the coding sequence TTGGAACAAAATATATATTCAACCATGCGAAGAATTCTTTTAGCCCGGATGATCACGGTTCCTTTTATCCCGTTTATCCTGGTGTTGATCATCGGATATTATTTTTTAACAACATCCCTTGAGACTAGCACGGTTTCAGCAATGAAAAGAATCGCGGGAGATCACCGCCATATGATTGAGTCTTTTTTAGAGGAGCGCAAAAAGAATCTGGAATTTATCGGCAATTTATTTACGTTCCAGGAGCTGAGCCGTCCAGCAGAGCTCCACAAGGTCTTTGAAAATCTATTTAAGGAATCGAATGCTTTTGTTGATCTGGGAGTTTTTAATGAAGAGGGGGTGCATGTGGCCTATCATGGGCCTTATAAGTTAACAGGGAAAATATACAAAAATGAAGACTGGTTTAAAGCGGTTATGGAGCGCGGATATTATATCAGCGATATTTTTTTGGGATACAGGCAGGTGCCCCATTTTGTCATTGCGGTCGCGCGGGAAGAAAAAGAACAAAAATGGGTAATCCGCGCAACCATCGATACGTTTATGTTCAGCGATTTTGTAAAAAAGGTGCGTATCGGAAAAACCGGGGAAGCTTATCTTGTTAACTCGGACGGTCTGCTTCAAACCGAGCGGCGTTCAGGCGGAAATTTTATGGATAAGCTTGAAGAAAACATTAAATATCCGGAATCCCCGGGCGATATTTCTATCTCTGCCACTGCTTATTCAAAAGGAGATCAATATCTTTATATGACAACATGGCTTAAAGATAAAAAGTGGTTGCTGATAGTCCGGCAGGAAAAATCGGATGCGTTTAAAGCCCTTCGTTCAGCTGCTTATTTGACTGTTTTGATAATAATTATCGGGGGAGGAATAATTATAGGGGTTGCTTTTAATTTGACCGGGCGGGTTGTAAGCCGAATGGAGAGAATGGATGTTGAAAAGAATAAATTAAGCCAGCAGCTAATCGGTGCCAGCCGGTTGGCCGAAATTGGTGAAATGTCCACAGGTTTTGCGCATGAAATTAATAATCCGCTTCAGATTATGAAAAGCGAGCAGGCCATGATAGAGATGATTTTATCGGAATTAAAAGAAAGCGGCAAGCTGGAAGAATCCGATTCTTTAAAGGAACTGGAAGACTCCATAAATCAAATCACCCTTCAAATCTCACGTTGCGCTAAAATTACCCAGGCAATTCTAAAATTCGGCCGCCAGAGCGAACCCGTGCCCAAAGATATCAATCTTCAAAAATTTATTCCGGAAGTTGTCGGTATGGTGGCAAAAAAGGCAAGTGTACACGGCATTTCAATCAAACAGACTGTATCAGATACGATATCTATGATTCATTGTGATCCTTCGCAGCTTCAGCAGGTTTTGATAAATCTGTTTAATAATGCCATGGATGCCATTTTAGAGCGGTATGGGACTTCCGGCGGTGAACTTGCAGTTGAAGCCGGACAAAAAGAGAGCAACACTGTGGAAATACTGGTCAGAGATAACGGTGATGGCATTAGTCCTGAAAATTTGAAAAAGATTTTCTCACCTTTTTTTACAACCAAACCTGTAGGAAAAGGCACTGGGCTTGGACTTTCGGTATGTTACGGCATTATAGACAGTATGGGCGGCACAATGGCTGCTGTCAGTGAAAAAGGCACGGGCGCCACATTTATTATACATCTGCCTGTTGCAGCTTAA
- a CDS encoding SLC13 family permease has translation MAKEKKKKAAGYDKYVDWKLFIFPVVLLFLILLLPTPYGMKDVGTEYEVGPKFVVNFLTQELFNIKSSEAPQWKILCARMMEKSMRIGSLNKDRFIKRDIKWCKKYKIPVDENNFKKVQNYITENVTPEAFNKIMKQSVSYRKDKLKYEDLTGKDKKAADKGAWHIKVAIAMGVFVVFCFITECIPLPGVAFCIGLILVFTGVVSRKQVAMLYWSDACWFIMGSLMFAAAFVRTGVDKRVCLAIFRKLAVPNVRWITLIFFVIISPLAAFISDHALAAMFLPIGMLLYQNSLTKDVPEDPELAKMLMIAIAMACNIGGPGAPSGGARNVIMMTYLTDMFGFDIGYFQWVTYCFPLVIIMIPITWLIVNWRFKPQITSLAPAMQHLKGEIGKMGGWNKKQIWALIIFIIMVYGWFTEKIFYQIGIYPVRLGIGVIAVAGAVAYLLAGVVNWRDYQEKVDWGVVWLYAGAIIFGRVLDSTGAAYWLARTVIDFLAPLGMDSGLPLMAISNGLTSVLTNLMADGPAAAAVGPIALNMAGLVHPGSTYLPFMAMSTAIASSFAYCLIIGTPPNAIVYASGYLEPKDYLRVGIPIWFVVNILLLLLTGIYWTFRGFGGLPGF, from the coding sequence ATGGCTAAAGAGAAAAAGAAAAAGGCTGCAGGATATGACAAGTATGTGGACTGGAAACTTTTTATCTTTCCGGTAGTGCTTTTATTCTTGATACTGCTTTTGCCGACGCCATATGGAATGAAGGATGTTGGTACTGAATACGAGGTGGGGCCGAAATTTGTTGTAAATTTTTTAACCCAGGAACTTTTCAATATAAAAAGTTCGGAGGCGCCACAATGGAAGATTCTGTGCGCCCGGATGATGGAAAAAAGTATGCGGATTGGGTCTTTAAATAAGGACCGCTTTATTAAAAGGGATATAAAATGGTGTAAAAAATATAAAATACCGGTTGATGAAAATAATTTTAAAAAAGTGCAAAATTATATCACGGAAAATGTCACACCTGAAGCCTTTAATAAAATTATGAAACAATCCGTGAGTTATAGAAAAGATAAACTCAAATATGAAGATTTGACCGGCAAGGATAAAAAAGCGGCCGACAAAGGCGCCTGGCATATAAAGGTGGCCATTGCCATGGGTGTTTTTGTTGTTTTTTGCTTTATCACCGAGTGTATCCCCCTGCCGGGAGTCGCTTTTTGTATCGGATTGATTCTTGTTTTTACAGGCGTGGTTTCAAGAAAACAGGTTGCAATGCTCTATTGGAGTGACGCTTGCTGGTTTATTATGGGAAGTTTGATGTTTGCCGCCGCTTTTGTGAGAACAGGTGTTGACAAGAGGGTTTGCCTGGCCATATTCAGAAAGCTGGCTGTTCCCAATGTCAGATGGATTACCCTGATATTTTTTGTCATAATATCGCCTTTGGCGGCTTTTATTTCCGACCATGCCCTGGCCGCCATGTTTCTTCCTATCGGCATGCTTCTTTATCAAAACAGCCTGACAAAAGATGTGCCGGAAGATCCCGAACTGGCAAAAATGCTGATGATTGCTATTGCCATGGCATGTAACATCGGAGGACCCGGCGCTCCGTCCGGAGGGGCCAGAAATGTTATTATGATGACCTACCTTACCGATATGTTCGGTTTTGATATAGGATATTTTCAGTGGGTAACATACTGTTTCCCTTTGGTTATTATTATGATCCCGATTACCTGGTTAATAGTGAACTGGCGCTTTAAACCACAAATTACCTCCCTTGCTCCGGCCATGCAGCATCTGAAGGGTGAAATAGGCAAGATGGGGGGGTGGAACAAAAAGCAAATCTGGGCGCTGATTATATTCATTATTATGGTATACGGCTGGTTCACTGAAAAAATCTTTTATCAGATAGGTATCTATCCGGTCCGCCTCGGGATCGGCGTAATTGCAGTGGCAGGCGCTGTGGCCTATCTTCTTGCCGGAGTGGTTAACTGGAGAGATTACCAGGAAAAGGTTGACTGGGGTGTAGTCTGGCTTTATGCCGGAGCAATTATTTTCGGAAGAGTTTTAGACAGTACCGGAGCCGCGTATTGGCTGGCAAGAACGGTTATTGATTTCCTTGCTCCGCTGGGAATGGATTCGGGACTTCCCCTTATGGCGATTTCAAACGGCCTGACATCAGTGCTTACCAACCTGATGGCGGACGGTCCCGCAGCGGCAGCGGTTGGTCCCATTGCACTTAACATGGCCGGTCTGGTTCATCCCGGTTCCACCTATCTGCCCTTTATGGCCATGTCCACAGCCATAGCCTCTTCTTTTGCCTATTGTTTGATTATCGGCACACCGCCAAACGCGATTGTATATGCCAGCGGCTATCTTGAGCCTAAGGATTACTTAAGGGTGGGAATTCCCATATGGTTTGTTGTCAATATACTGCTTCTCCTTCTCACCGGAATTTACTGGACTTTCAGAGGGTTCGGAGGTTTGCCGGGTTTTTAA
- a CDS encoding sigma-54-dependent transcriptional regulator translates to MSTILIIDDDDQLRKSFNKLLIEEGYDIETAPSGEMGLEMVNTNPPDLVILDMKLPGMNGLETFKAIHDIESKLPVIIMTAYGTTETAIEATKMGAFDYLLKPFDIPDMLTIIKQALEAGRFMRSPVEMNVAPDKTSREAIIGRSGLMQEVYKAIGRVSSTDVSVLIRGDSGTGKELVARAVYQHSLRLDKPFLIINCVAIPENLLESELFGYEKGAFTGAVHRRVGKIEQAHGGTIFLDEIGDMPMSLQAKILRLLQEKSIERLGGRETIPVDVRIIAATNRDLEAALAGGRFREDLYYRLKVVTIWLPPLCERPDDISLLAEYFLSRYAAEMGIENPGITKKAIAALNSYSWPGNVRELANIIQKTLIFNRGTPLSQDDITQAISEKNPDQNGGIKNADQIIKQFIRRELTAMPMEKMFDACMDRFASILIKEALNMAGGNRSRAAKLLGLSRPTLHSRIEKYNLKFETSVTKAS, encoded by the coding sequence TTGAGTACAATTTTAATCATTGACGACGACGATCAGCTTAGAAAAAGCTTTAACAAGCTTTTGATTGAAGAGGGATATGATATTGAAACCGCTCCTTCCGGTGAGATGGGCCTGGAAATGGTTAATACAAATCCGCCGGATCTGGTTATACTTGACATGAAGCTGCCGGGAATGAACGGGCTGGAAACATTTAAGGCGATACACGATATAGAATCGAAATTGCCTGTGATTATCATGACGGCATACGGTACTACTGAAACCGCCATAGAAGCCACCAAAATGGGAGCTTTCGATTATCTCCTCAAGCCGTTTGATATACCGGACATGTTGACTATAATAAAGCAAGCCTTGGAAGCAGGCCGTTTCATGCGTTCCCCGGTGGAGATGAACGTAGCTCCTGATAAAACGTCCCGGGAAGCCATCATAGGCCGAAGCGGTTTAATGCAGGAAGTATACAAGGCGATCGGACGGGTATCCTCAACAGATGTTTCGGTGCTGATCCGGGGAGATTCCGGAACCGGAAAAGAACTTGTTGCAAGAGCCGTATACCAACACAGCCTGCGGCTGGACAAGCCGTTTCTTATAATAAACTGCGTGGCGATCCCGGAAAACCTCCTTGAAAGCGAACTGTTCGGATACGAAAAAGGAGCTTTTACCGGAGCCGTCCATCGCCGTGTAGGGAAGATCGAGCAGGCTCACGGCGGAACAATTTTTCTTGATGAAATTGGTGACATGCCCATGAGTCTCCAGGCCAAGATATTGAGATTGCTCCAGGAAAAAAGCATAGAAAGGCTTGGAGGGCGTGAAACTATTCCTGTCGATGTGCGGATTATCGCCGCAACCAACAGGGATTTGGAAGCAGCCCTGGCCGGCGGTAGGTTTCGTGAAGATCTATATTATCGTCTAAAGGTTGTTACCATCTGGCTTCCCCCGCTTTGTGAAAGGCCGGACGATATTTCCCTTTTGGCTGAATATTTTCTTTCCAGATATGCTGCCGAAATGGGGATAGAAAATCCCGGGATTACCAAAAAAGCAATTGCCGCGCTAAACAGTTACTCCTGGCCGGGCAATGTTAGAGAACTTGCCAATATCATTCAAAAAACATTGATATTTAATCGTGGCACTCCGCTTTCCCAGGATGATATTACCCAGGCGATAAGCGAAAAAAATCCTGATCAAAACGGCGGCATAAAAAATGCGGATCAAATCATTAAACAATTCATACGTCGTGAATTAACCGCCATGCCCATGGAGAAAATGTTTGATGCCTGCATGGATCGTTTTGCAAGCATTCTAATAAAAGAAGCGCTCAATATGGCCGGGGGGAACCGTTCCCGCGCGGCTAAACTGCTCGGCCTTTCCAGGCCCACCTTACATTCCAGGATCGAAAAGTATAATCTTAAATTCGAAACCTCGGTAACTAAAGCATCATAA
- a CDS encoding response regulator, whose amino-acid sequence MIKKIKVLMVDDEEQFRATTKKILNKKGFETVLADSGEEAIDKLKENPDVVILDIKMPGMDGHQALKKIKKISPNLPVIMLTGHGALPSAEEALTKGAFDYLTKPCDINLLAAKITDACHLSRTDAPLEEKKVMDVMLLIEDYSTLTEESTVKDAIEKLEESFSSKISTSRLMETGHRSLFVLDNNGALTGIVTIKDMLKSIMPAYLSAPKPSMADSIQYSPMFWTGMFYKEVKQLAKMKAVDIMSPAPLTIEADANLMETAYMMVDNKVRRLAVMKSGKLAGTVREQELFFEIAKILGE is encoded by the coding sequence ATGATAAAAAAAATAAAAGTTTTAATGGTTGATGACGAAGAGCAATTTCGAGCAACCACCAAAAAAATTCTCAATAAAAAAGGTTTTGAAACCGTTCTGGCTGACAGTGGAGAGGAAGCCATTGATAAACTTAAAGAAAATCCCGATGTGGTGATCCTTGACATTAAGATGCCGGGAATGGACGGTCACCAGGCCTTAAAAAAAATTAAAAAAATTTCCCCGAACCTTCCGGTAATCATGCTCACCGGACACGGTGCGCTGCCTTCGGCCGAAGAAGCTCTTACCAAAGGGGCGTTCGACTATCTTACAAAGCCTTGCGATATAAATCTGCTTGCGGCAAAGATAACCGATGCCTGCCATCTGTCCAGAACTGATGCGCCTTTGGAAGAAAAAAAGGTCATGGATGTCATGCTCTTGATTGAAGATTATTCAACACTGACTGAAGAGAGCACAGTTAAAGACGCCATTGAGAAATTAGAGGAATCTTTTTCCTCCAAAATTTCAACAAGCCGGCTTATGGAAACGGGGCACCGGTCCCTGTTTGTGCTTGATAATAACGGCGCTTTAACCGGCATCGTAACCATAAAGGACATGCTGAAAAGTATAATGCCGGCATACCTTTCAGCTCCCAAGCCGTCTATGGCGGACAGCATCCAGTATTCACCCATGTTTTGGACAGGTATGTTTTACAAAGAAGTCAAGCAACTGGCCAAAATGAAAGCGGTAGATATAATGTCTCCGGCGCCGCTAACTATTGAAGCTGATGCCAATCTTATGGAAACCGCTTATATGATGGTTGATAATAAGGTACGG
- a CDS encoding rhomboid family intramembrane serine protease: MVLFNGLLNEEVETYGLVLSSSGILYHARKRHGGWNLLVESSKYECALEAIEQYLLENKESQPDPGHREQVYQKGFSGIWAGIILLIFHVVITTSCDSQKVIREYGSSARHILQGEVYRCATSLMIHGDTEHLVSNMLGIAVFGTAVCSITGLGAGWFMILVAGMAGNMLNAVLYGTDHLSIGASTAIFGAIGIMAACQSMLKILLAGPRIKTFIPFGAGLALLGFLGSSSHTDLTAHLFGFLAGAVLGVIYGIFTGQSLKKNK; encoded by the coding sequence GTGGTTTTATTCAATGGCCTTTTGAATGAAGAGGTAGAAACGTATGGATTGGTTCTATCTTCATCCGGTATTTTATACCACGCGCGGAAAAGGCACGGTGGTTGGAATCTTTTGGTGGAATCATCGAAATATGAATGCGCCCTTGAGGCCATAGAACAATACCTTCTGGAGAACAAGGAAAGCCAGCCGGACCCTGGACACCGTGAGCAAGTTTACCAAAAGGGTTTTTCAGGAATATGGGCCGGAATTATTTTGCTGATTTTCCATGTAGTAATTACCACAAGCTGCGACAGTCAAAAAGTTATCCGGGAATACGGATCATCTGCCCGGCATATTTTGCAGGGCGAAGTGTACCGATGTGCAACCTCGCTTATGATACATGGCGATACCGAGCATCTGGTTAGCAATATGCTGGGCATTGCTGTATTTGGTACGGCGGTTTGCTCCATCACCGGTCTGGGAGCTGGGTGGTTCATGATTCTGGTGGCCGGTATGGCCGGCAACATGTTGAATGCCGTTTTATATGGAACTGATCATCTTTCCATTGGCGCATCAACGGCCATTTTCGGAGCCATCGGCATTATGGCAGCCTGCCAGAGCATGTTAAAAATTCTACTGGCCGGGCCGCGCATAAAAACTTTTATACCTTTTGGGGCAGGTCTGGCTTTGCTGGGCTTTCTTGGTTCGAGTTCACATACGGATTTAACGGCACACCTATTTGGATTTTTAGCAGGGGCTGTTCTGGGAGTGATATATGGAATATTTACAGGACAGTCGTTGAAGAAAAATAAATAG
- a CDS encoding response regulator, with protein MKMKMMLVDDEERFLSTTQKLLSKKGYDVLTATSGGEALEKLRTGNVHVVILDVKMPGMDGIAALREIKRQFPTIEVIMLTGHATVESAIDGLKTGATDYLMKPTDIDEIIEKAEEAFMKRQNLEEKIRVARMRKIVKSPREIINEMDKT; from the coding sequence ATGAAAATGAAAATGATGCTGGTAGATGATGAAGAGCGGTTTTTGTCTACCACCCAAAAGTTACTTTCAAAAAAAGGGTATGATGTTTTGACGGCAACAAGCGGTGGTGAGGCGCTGGAAAAACTGAGAACCGGTAATGTTCACGTAGTTATTCTGGACGTTAAAATGCCCGGCATGGACGGCATTGCTGCATTAAGGGAGATAAAAAGGCAATTTCCTACAATAGAAGTTATTATGCTGACCGGACATGCTACTGTGGAATCGGCCATAGACGGATTAAAAACAGGCGCCACCGATTATTTAATGAAGCCTACCGATATTGATGAGATTATCGAAAAGGCGGAAGAGGCCTTTATGAAAAGACAAAATCTGGAAGAAAAGATACGCGTGGCCAGGATGAGAAAAATAGTAAAGTCTCCAAGAGAAATTATCAATGAGATGGATAAAACGTAA
- a CDS encoding YIP1 family protein translates to MPGTEKFTFRFYFSTLNQVLEKPKKFFSTLPQESGFKKPLAFLSVSSLFFAVACTVSGMCQNPFLTGSIFLINAIGMVFISAGIGYMAMTMIMERNVTFTRFFSIYAFSAGVTLLASWIPFFIWLTEPWKWWLIGTGLTKACGFSWKQACLVIGVSIVILVLFFKSLIPVIFYVRSLYLDFNSF, encoded by the coding sequence ATGCCGGGAACAGAAAAATTCACCTTTCGATTTTATTTTTCGACTTTGAATCAAGTGCTGGAAAAGCCCAAAAAATTTTTCAGTACGCTTCCGCAGGAATCGGGATTTAAAAAACCACTTGCTTTTCTGTCTGTTTCAAGCCTTTTTTTTGCAGTAGCCTGTACAGTTAGCGGCATGTGCCAAAATCCTTTTTTGACAGGCTCAATATTCTTGATAAACGCTATCGGTATGGTCTTTATTTCAGCGGGCATCGGCTACATGGCGATGACCATGATTATGGAAAGAAATGTTACATTTACGAGGTTTTTCAGTATTTACGCGTTCTCTGCCGGAGTTACTCTTCTTGCTTCATGGATTCCTTTTTTTATCTGGCTGACAGAACCCTGGAAATGGTGGCTCATAGGAACCGGCCTGACAAAAGCTTGCGGGTTTAGCTGGAAACAGGCTTGCCTTGTCATAGGAGTTTCCATAGTTATTCTGGTTTTATTTTTCAAGTCGCTGATTCCTGTAATATTTTATGTTCGTTCGCTTTATCTTGATTTTAATAGTTTTTAA
- a CDS encoding ATP-binding protein, which yields MWTKINLRNRIYLILTSLVLITFAGGLVMVWYTYKIEGLLTSIIDRNLAAYQAAQELETALVNQKGFVSYYFLDSDPEWLRKLGEYRQIFKERLKQVRRLVNSEQQKKTVDRISLEYGQYIIAKDRVIALYKAGEYKTGAKLHQKVRKRFFTILDLCRQYKNIHTKSIIIARKESSARAGNLRIVAASAMFIDFFLALFLVIVFAKYILGPVRSLTKELNKTGGFDMPVNEIKALRSSVRGLIDDVDQTHWELEKSREHLQQAEKMAMVGKLAAGMAHSIRNPFTSVKMRMFSLGRYLDLSSNQKEDFEVISEEIRHIDTILQNFLEFSRPPKLKIQQVSPSVIVDLVIQLLEHRLKSYDVKIKLLRKDLLPEIEADPEQLKEVIVNIVINACESMDGGGIIEIDEKEGFIKSLGNVVILTINDNGPGMPESIQDKIFQPFFTTKEEGTGLGLSIVERIIKEHGGTIELSSKEGRGSTFIITLLNKGLKS from the coding sequence ATGTGGACTAAAATAAATCTTCGCAACAGAATATATCTTATTTTAACAAGCCTTGTTTTAATCACATTTGCCGGCGGCTTGGTAATGGTCTGGTATACCTATAAGATTGAAGGACTTTTAACTTCCATTATTGATAGAAATCTGGCCGCTTATCAAGCGGCCCAGGAACTGGAAACAGCTCTTGTAAATCAAAAGGGCTTTGTTTCTTACTATTTTCTTGATTCTGATCCCGAATGGCTCAGGAAACTGGGAGAGTACCGACAAATTTTCAAAGAACGGCTCAAGCAGGTTCGTCGGCTCGTAAACAGCGAACAACAAAAAAAAACCGTTGATCGGATTTCCTTGGAATATGGGCAATACATCATTGCCAAGGACAGGGTCATAGCCCTTTATAAAGCAGGTGAATATAAAACAGGGGCAAAACTCCACCAAAAGGTACGCAAACGCTTCTTTACGATTCTCGATTTATGCAGACAGTATAAAAATATCCACACAAAAAGCATTATTATTGCAAGAAAAGAAAGTTCCGCCCGAGCCGGGAACCTCAGAATCGTCGCCGCTTCCGCCATGTTCATAGATTTTTTCCTGGCTCTCTTTTTGGTTATTGTTTTTGCAAAATATATATTGGGACCGGTTCGGAGCTTAACAAAAGAGCTTAACAAAACCGGGGGGTTTGATATGCCCGTAAACGAAATAAAAGCTCTCCGCAGCAGCGTAAGAGGCCTTATTGATGATGTTGATCAAACCCACTGGGAGCTTGAAAAAAGCCGGGAACACCTTCAGCAGGCGGAAAAGATGGCTATGGTGGGCAAGCTGGCCGCAGGTATGGCGCATAGCATCCGTAATCCTTTTACTTCAGTAAAAATGCGAATGTTTTCCCTGGGTCGTTACCTTGATTTATCCTCCAATCAAAAAGAAGATTTTGAAGTTATATCGGAAGAGATACGCCATATCGATACTATTTTACAAAATTTTCTTGAATTTTCCCGTCCCCCCAAACTTAAGATACAGCAGGTTAGTCCTTCGGTGATTGTGGATCTTGTTATTCAGTTGCTGGAACATCGTTTAAAATCGTATGATGTAAAAATCAAGCTTCTCCGCAAAGATCTGCTTCCGGAAATCGAGGCTGATCCCGAGCAGCTCAAGGAGGTTATTGTCAATATAGTTATAAATGCCTGTGAGTCCATGGACGGAGGCGGTATTATTGAAATAGATGAAAAGGAGGGATTCATAAAATCCCTTGGCAATGTCGTAATCCTTACAATAAACGATAACGGCCCGGGCATGCCTGAATCGATTCAGGATAAAATTTTCCAGCCTTTTTTTACTACCAAAGAGGAAGGCACCGGCCTTGGATTGAGTATTGTCGAACGTATTATCAAAGAACATGGCGGCACAATAGAGCTTTCATCAAAAGAAGGCCGGGGCTCTACTTTTATCATTACTCTTTTGAACAAAGGACTCAAATCTTGA
- a CDS encoding ATP-binding protein — MYIERTLEKFIIQASKQFPVLMVTGARQVGKTTLLKHICENKRTYVSLDDPLVLSLAKGDPALFMQRFNGPLLIDEIQYAPELLPYIKMAVDRDLKKGMFWLTGSQPFHLMKGVSESLAGRVAVMQLLGLSGMEMFGNGHNVNPFIPDPEKLFACINKLTPILLKEVFLTIFRGSFPAILTMENMDRDLFYSSYVQTYLQRDLRDLAKVGDELAFLRFLRASAARTSQLLNLSELARDADVATNTAKSWLSVLQSSGLVYLLEPYYTNLTKRLIKTPKLYFLDTGLCAYLTEWSSPETLEAGAMSGAILETFAIIELLKTYWHNGKKAPFYFYRDKNKKEIDLLIVKDGTVYPIEIKKTASPQKKMARHFKILEKLNMTIGHGGVICLCEQVLPISENASSIPLSVLLGKRKKGVTH; from the coding sequence ATGTATATTGAAAGAACACTTGAAAAATTTATAATCCAGGCAAGCAAGCAATTCCCTGTATTGATGGTTACAGGTGCCAGGCAGGTTGGTAAAACGACGCTTTTAAAACATATTTGTGAAAACAAACGAACATATGTCAGCCTTGATGATCCACTGGTTTTGAGCCTCGCAAAAGGTGATCCTGCTCTTTTCATGCAACGCTTCAACGGCCCTCTATTGATTGATGAAATTCAATATGCTCCGGAACTATTGCCATATATTAAAATGGCTGTTGACAGGGATTTAAAAAAAGGAATGTTCTGGCTAACCGGTTCGCAGCCTTTTCATCTAATGAAAGGTGTTTCCGAATCACTTGCTGGAAGAGTTGCTGTTATGCAACTGCTTGGTTTGTCCGGAATGGAAATGTTTGGTAACGGCCACAATGTTAACCCCTTTATTCCGGATCCGGAAAAACTATTTGCCTGCATCAATAAATTAACACCAATTCTTCTTAAGGAGGTGTTTTTAACGATTTTCCGTGGATCCTTTCCAGCAATACTCACAATGGAAAATATGGACAGGGATCTTTTTTACAGTTCTTATGTTCAGACGTATCTTCAACGTGACTTACGTGATCTTGCAAAAGTTGGTGATGAGCTGGCATTTCTCCGCTTTTTAAGGGCATCAGCAGCCAGAACGAGTCAATTGCTGAATTTATCAGAGCTGGCAAGAGACGCTGATGTTGCGACCAACACGGCTAAAAGCTGGTTGTCTGTATTACAGTCTTCCGGACTTGTTTATTTGCTTGAGCCTTATTACACGAACCTTACAAAAAGGTTGATAAAAACACCAAAGTTATATTTCCTGGATACCGGTTTATGCGCTTATCTAACAGAATGGTCAAGCCCTGAAACCCTTGAAGCCGGGGCAATGTCAGGAGCTATCCTTGAGACCTTTGCGATTATCGAATTGTTAAAAACTTATTGGCATAATGGAAAAAAGGCCCCCTTTTATTTTTATCGCGATAAAAACAAGAAGGAGATTGACCTGCTGATTGTAAAAGATGGAACCGTATATCCAATTGAAATAAAGAAAACTGCATCCCCCCAAAAAAAGATGGCAAGGCATTTCAAAATTCTGGAAAAATTAAATATGACAATTGGCCATGGTGGTGTGATATGCTTATGTGAACAGGTTTTACCAATATCTGAAAACGCATCCAGTATCCCTTTATCTGTTTTATTAGGAAAAAGGAAAAAAGGGGTCACCCATTAA
- a CDS encoding type II toxin-antitoxin system HicA family toxin produces MPELPHISGNNAIKVFKSLGFEIVRQKGSHVILRKEDKGCVIPLHKELATGTLRSAIKQAQITAEIFIDAYKK; encoded by the coding sequence ATGCCTGAACTTCCGCATATTTCAGGTAATAACGCTATTAAAGTATTCAAAAGTTTAGGATTTGAAATTGTCAGGCAAAAAGGCAGCCATGTGATTTTACGAAAAGAAGATAAGGGTTGCGTTATTCCACTCCATAAAGAACTTGCAACAGGAACTCTCCGAAGTGCAATTAAACAAGCCCAAATTACTGCTGAAATATTTATAGATGCATATAAAAAATAG